The following coding sequences lie in one Lolium perenne isolate Kyuss_39 chromosome 2, Kyuss_2.0, whole genome shotgun sequence genomic window:
- the LOC127331926 gene encoding anthranilate O-methyltransferase 1, with protein MNMGRDFHMAEGEGETGYVNNSTHQRKALLETGAALEKAVREVYLDLLQPTMTVVDLGCSSGQNTLIFVSKVIEVLGHASSNKQKSGCGLVELQFFLNDLPGNDFNHVFRSLEEFRKSTAAEHEGNTLLLPRFYIAGLPGSFYTRLFPRQSCHLFHSSYCLHWRSQVPAGLEGGVKEYVNEGNIYIDQTTPPGVVELYRQQFQTDMLLFLKSRYEELVLGGQMVLTFLGRKYEDVYNNGYLNHPWGLLARSLQSLVEEGLVEKEKLDSFNLPVYTASINEVKAVVAQSEVFDINHINLFETSWDPHGDLEGDEIQNSTQSGINVSKSLRAVLGPLLASHFGESLLNELFDKFAYHVAEHLEKEKGKYLLIGVSLKRT; from the exons ATGAACATGGGCCGTGACTTCCACATGGCAGAAGGGGAAGGAGAGACTGGCTACGTGAACAATTCAACGCATCAG CGAAAAGCTTTGCTCGAGACTGGGGCGGCGCTCGAGAAGGCCGTGAGAGAAGTGTACTTGGATCTCCTCCAACCAACGATGACTGTCGTTGATTTAGGGTGTTCTTCTGGTCAGAACACGCTCATCTTCGTCTCCAAGGTGATCGAAGTGCTAGGCCATGCGAGTAGCAACAAACAAAAATCAGGTTGCGGTCTAGTGGAGCTCCAGTTCTTTCTCAATGATCTACCAGGCAACGACTTCAACCACGTCTTCCGTTCACTGGAAGAGTTTAGGAAGTCGACAGCAGCAGAACACGAAGGAAATACACTACTACTACCTCGTTTTTACATCGCCGGGCTGCCGGGTTCCTTCTACACCAGGCTTTTCCCTCGCCAGAGCTGCCACCTCTTTCACTCATCATACTGCCTCCATTGGCGCTCCCAG GTTCCTGCTGGTTTAGAAGGAGGGGTGAAAGAGTACGTAAACGAGGGGAACATTTATATTGATCAGACTACGCCACCAGGTGTTGTGGAACTGTATCGGCAGCAATTTCAGACGGACATGCTATTGTTCCTCAAGTCGCGGTATGAAGAGCTAGTTCTTGGTGGGCAAATGGTGCTGACTTTTCTTGGGAGGAAATATGAGGATGTATACAACAATGGATATCTGAACCATCCTTGGGGATTGCTTGCACGATCTCTGCAATCTCTCGTAGAAGAA GGTTTGGTTGAGAAGGAAAAGCTCGACTCCTTTAATCTTCCTGTATACACGGCATCCATCAATGAAGTCAAGGCGGTAGTGGCGCAAAGCGAGGTGTTCGACATCAATCACATCAATCTATTTGAGACCAGCTGGGATCCTCACGGCGACTTGGAAGGGGATGAGATACAGAATAGCACCCAGAGTGGCATCAACGTGTCGAAGAGCTTGAGGGCGGTGTTGGGGCCCCTACTTGCAAGCCATTTTGGGGAATCCTTGCTCAATGAGCTATTCGACAAATTTGCATATCATGTTGCAGAACACCTTGAGAAGGAAAAGGGCAAGTACCTTCTCATTGGCGTGTCCCTCAAAAGAACATAA